Proteins encoded together in one Penicillium digitatum chromosome 1, complete sequence window:
- a CDS encoding Endo-1,3(4)-beta-glucanase, putative, with the protein MHVLSTILPVMGLLAQVSSAAYTLRDDYGASDSFFDRFNFYTGKDPTNGFVNYIDRNTASRNGLINTGNGVYIGVDHFNAATSPGRQSVRLESTTTYEHGLVILDLAHMPSSACGSWPAFWMLGSNWPNNGEIDIIEGVNEQSQNQMALHTSNGCTVNNGGFTGTLDTANCYVQAPGQAANSGCSIRSDSTQSYGTGFNNVGGGVYATEWTGSAISVWFFPSYAVPGDISSGTPNPAGWGTPTARFAGGCDINSHFNNLQIIFDITFCGDWAGSVWGSSSCASRAGSCVDYVQNNPIAFQETYWRVRSLKVYQDWSIFFAGSGSEEVGAEEEVVVEEEEEVTAEEELVASWGSTDLFERSSPKTSMKHRRQHYHHGHGHRHGHA; encoded by the exons ATGCACGTTTTGTCGACCATCCTGCCCGTTATGGGCTTGCTGGCCCAGGTATCTTCCGCCGCATACACCCTGCGCGACGACTATGGTGCCTCCGACTCGTTTTTCGACAGGTTTAACTTCTACACG GGCAAAGACCCCACTAATGGCTTTGTGAACTACATTGACCGTAACACCGCCTCGCGCAATGGTCTCATCAACACAGGCAACGGCGTCTACATCGGCGTCGACCACTTCAATGCCGCCACCTCGCCTGGTCGCCAGAGCGTCCGCCTGGAGAGCACCACCACCTACGAGCATGGTCTTGTCATTCTCGATCTGGCGCACATGCCCAGCAGTGCATGCGGCAGCTGGCCTGCCTT CTGGATGCTCGGCTCTAACTGGCCCAACAACGGCGAAATCGACATAATCGAAGGCGTAAACGAGCAATCCCAAAACCAAATGGCCTTGCACACCAGCAACGGCTGCACAGTCAACAACGGCGGCTTCACAGGAACCCTCGACACAGCAAACTGCTACGTCCAAGCCCCCGGCCAAGCCGCAAACAGCGGCTGCTCAATCCGAAGCGACAGCACCCAGTCCTACGGCACAGGTTTTAACAACGTCGGCGGCGGCGTCTACGCCACTGAATGGACCGGCTCCGCCATCTCGGTCTGGTTTTTCCCCTCCTACGCTGTGCCCGGCGACATCTCATCGGGAACCCCTAACCCGGCCGGCTGGGGCACGCCCACCGCACGCTTTGCCGGCGGCTGCGATATCAACTCGcatttcaacaatctgcAAATCATCTTTGATATTACCTTCTGTGGCGATTGGGCGGGCTCGGTTTGGGGCTCGTCGAGTTGTGCTAGCCGTGCGGGATCGTGTGTCGATTACGTGCAGAACAATCCGATCGCTTTCCAGGAGACCTATTGGCGTGTGCGGTCGCTTAAGGTCTATCAGGATTGGTCTATCTTCTTTGCTGGCTCTGGGAGTGAGGAGGTGGGTGCTGAGGAGGAAGTGGttgtggaggaggaggaagaagtgACTGCTGAGGAGGAATTGGTCGCTAGCTGGGGTTCCACGGATTTGTTTGAGCGCTCTTCGCCTAAGACTTCTATGAAGCATCGTCGACAGCATTATCATCATGGGCATGGTCATCGTCATGGTCATGCTTAG
- a CDS encoding Golgi complex component (Vps8), putative — MSSMAEGSGGWSREDELDLGQDDDPRQPDHSALDQTLPSPQEPAEEVSNTINDAEDHDSEKTAEHTDFNFLEAPPPRHADWNATGSVDGTGSTPDDSPSLHGSVLSSLSSSALVLRGSPRVSPGPARRPFDLRFQSRLSSSPQSLSRAGSPFLSHLHSRQSSITSQLSPSPETEAEPLQGPWDVVRWTKLRKITGQAFSELGKRNFGRPTCLAVSTSIVIGTSKGIILVFDYQQSLKTIIGTGTPAIECGAVTSLALSADHSTVAGGHDSGDIFTWEISRSAKPFLHIPPIPTNQVESRTSDGHLAGSAVIHIGFLGTRRTALVSADTRGMSFSHLATRGMGAVGRTVRTTRILGRYPQATAEIKRRKPSSVLAFSPLPLGNVEQPTDSLGLVAMLTPYLLVIVSTTPVAQTHHKAPRPKEVPAHSAMSGALSWFPAIRLKGKDTQTSNTKLAYCWSNVLTVLEVSESNEPADKDNPPSLVFRARSRWRADEAIVAVQWLSRSVLAVFTITQRLLIIEDYSMHVTDSIDLANRHIYHTDLFSSQLHSLVEQLDEEDDSMHGVVADAFYMSFRSYKGRLFLLGYNEALVGNLSNWADRLLALMEAGDFIGAIRLATSYYIGDSEKLTVGLPEEDALRRPIVQERLLEMISASLKYAFGRNSEASNGRLENQQLEELADVSTTACIYMADEEFLWEEVYNWYEEQNSVGIFLDALEPRIVDGTLRSLPPTAVKALINNFIGTHSAGRLEEIICLLDTTTMDIDQVTTLCKQHNLYDAFIYVWNRCLMDYVGPLEELLQLIPSQTEPLVNSNYATEMRRQNNAMKIFPYLSFILTGRIYPTGDNMDETEATRAKTDLYQFLFSGRGAGSVPGDKNGADSFSQLRAMLKFDASSFMSMLNEAFEDSFLNEPESEDFSASGMLINRQYLISLLLQVMTCDFFTPLDTIYLDMFVARNLPKYPQYVLLSGTTLHQVLVRVCQYPEQEMAEDCELSAEYLLSFYHPPDIQSMIPLFKEARFFRILKSTYRSEKQYPLLVMTYLEDPNYRDAIFTCLHDCLRPGSGLSKKQRRDILDVVKEHAREIAAIDVTHAAQTMQELVPETHSTFLRVLEDDPKRQYQYLLVLVEPHAQTVDTQSLPSIENWMIERYVQLLCKYNPTHVAEFVDGLRVGEIRLEELLPFIEESGAIDAAVILLARQGQVREALDRLVAHLGTLESGLVGILQSVRESPDSATTTEAIEDLIESLNKYAGVGTWLCQGQSKTVKLSRTGSANGKRNAPTIDQPLAFDELLWLDHIEAVVRIASNVFAFIQGNNNQTTLPAQPITSLAGESDRLTTSFRTLVQQVFTALLASTVKSSPAITERTDMSFLRILHAFLARAATWSPSLLELRAVLASIFSAYSYEKSLLTLANGMLDRDLFVHVDEVSRLRQHGWRPRGHVCEICRRRIWGPSVGDAHWFAWEARRADAYARRIARRNEDSYNPSERGKGKAANVGVDHPLRLDAGGAHAHVHHEHGAGGGLSDANADHSHDHDHTYDEAGVGSSTTATAADSAPEPVVVFACRHLYHRHCVLGAVSAGARPAETTSRRDHLADWSGAGLFCPLCT; from the exons ATGAGCTCGATGGCTGAGGGCAGTGGTGGTTGGTCGCGCGAAGACGAGCTTGACTTAGGCCAGGATGACGATCCCCGACAACCCGACCATAGTGCCCTCGATCAAACATTGCCTTCCCCGCAGGAACCAGCGGAGGAGGTATCGAACACGATAAATGATGCGGAGGACCACGATTCCGAGAAGACAGCGGAACATACGGACTTTAACTTCCTAGAAGCCCCTCCACCGCGACACGCGGACTGGAATGCGACGGGGAGCGTGGATGGAACAGGGTCAACCCCCGACGATTCCCCATCGCTGCAT GGCTCTGTTCTGTCCTCCCTGAGTAGCAGTGCTCTGGTGCTCCGCGGATCTCCGCGAGTCAGTCCAGGCCCGGCCCGTCGCCCCTTCGATCTTCGCTTCCAGTCCCGGTTATCTTCATCGCCGCAAAGTTTGTCTAGAGCCGGCTCGCCTTTCCTATCTCATCTTCACTCCCGACAATCTTCAATCACAAGCCAGCTTTCTCCGAGTCCAGAAACAGAAGCTGAACCGCTCCAGGGGCCATGGGATGTGGTGCGATGGACAAAGCTGCGGAAGATCACTGGGCAGGCGTTTTCGGAATTAGGGAAGCGCAATTTCGGACGGCCAACCTGTCTTGCAGTCTCCACGTCTATTGTAATAGGTACATCCAAGGGTATCATTCTCGTGTTTGACTATCAACAGAGCTTGAAGACAATTATTGGAACGGGCACACCAG CTATTGAATGTGGTGCTGTTACATCACTAGCACTTTCCGCAGACCATTCCACTGTTGCTGGGGGGCATGACTCGGGCGATATCTTTACCTGGGAGATATCTCGCTCAGCAAAGCCTTTCCTTCATATTCCGCCAATCCCGACCAATCAAGTCGAGTCCCGAACATCTGATGGCCATCTTGCAGGATCCGCTGTGATCCACATCGGGTTCCTTGGCACCAGACGAACCGCGCTGGTCTCGGCTGACACAAGAGGCATGTCGTTTTCACACCTAGCAACAAGAGGAATGGGTGCAGTGGGGCGAACAGTTAGGACAACTCGGATCCTGGGTCGATATCCTCAGGCAACGGCAGAGATCAAGCGGCGGAAGCCTAGCTCTGTCCTAGCTTTCTCTCCCCTGCCACTCGGCAACGTAGAGCAACCCACTGATTCTTTGGGCCTTGTTGCTATGCTAACGCCATATCTTCTTGTAATTGTGTCCACCACACCGGTGGCACAAACCCATCACAAGGCACCGAGACCCAAAGAAGTCCCCGCTCACAGTGCTATGAGTGGTGCCCTATCATGGTTTCCAGCCATTCGACTGAAGGGCAAAGACACCCAAACTTCGAACACGAAACTTGCCTACTGCTGGTCAAATGTGTTGACCGTGCTTGAAGTCTCCGAGTCAAACGAACCTGCAGACAAAGACAATCCTCCTAGCCTTGTCTTTAGAGCGCGCAGTAGATGGAGAGCAGACGAGGCTATTGTTGCTGTTCAGTGGCTCAGTCGCTCGGTACTCGCGGTATTCACAATAACCCAGCGGCTGTTGATTATCGAGGATTATTCCATGCATGTGACCGACTCGATCGATTTAGCCAACAGACACATATATCATACCGATCTCTTCTCATCACAGCTTCATTCGCTAGTCGAGCAACTTGACGAAGAGGATGATTCTATGCACGGAGTTGTAGCAGATGCATTCTATATGAGTTTTCGTTCTTATAAAGGGCGCCTGTTCTTGCTTGGTTATAACGAAGCCTTGGTAGGCAATCTCTCAAATTGGGCCGATCGCTTGCTAGCGCTTATGGAGGCTGGTGACTTCATTGGAGCCATTCGACTAGCGACCTCCTACTATATAGGAGATTCAGAAAAGCTGACGGTTGGGCTTCCCGAAGAAGATGCTTTGAGGCGGCCTATTGTGCAAGAAAGGCTGTTGGAGATGATCTCCGCGTCACTAAAGTATGCTTTTGGCCGCAATTCCGAGGCAAGCAACGGCCGACTTGAGAACCAGCAGCTGGAGGAGCTAGCAGACGTTTCCACCACGGCTTGTATCTACATGGCTGATGAAGAGTTCCTCTGGGAAGAAGTCTACAACTGGTATGAGGAGCAAAATTCGGTAGGCATCTTCCTGGATGCCCTCGAACCACGCATCGTTGATGGAACTCTGCGATCACTGCCTCCAACCGCGGTCAAGGCCTTGATCAACAATTTCATTGGAACTCACTCGGCCGGTCGCTTGGAGGAGATCATATGTCTTCTTGATACTACCACAATGGATATCGATCAAGTCACAACGCTATGTAAACAGCACAATCTTTACGACGCCTTTATATATGTATGGAACCGCTGTTTGATGGACTATGTGGGACCGCTGGAAGAGCTACTACAGCTTATTCCATCTCAAACTGAGCCCTTGGTCAATAGTAACTACGCAACTGAAATGAGGCGGCAGAACAATGCGATGAAAATTTTCCCCTACTTGTCATTCATCTTGACGGGTCGCATCTACCCCACCGGAGACAACATGGATGAAACTGAAGCCACACGAGCCAAAACAGACTTGTACCAATTTCTCTTCTCAGGCCGTGGGGCCGGTTCGGTACCTGGAGATAAAAACGGGGCAGACTCATTCTCTCAACTTCGAGCCATGCTCAAGTTCGATGCTTCCAGCTTCATGAGCATGCTCAACGAGGCATTCGAGGACAGTTTCCTAAATGAGCCCGAGAGCGAGGATTTCTCCGCGTCAGGAATGTTGATCAATCGACAGTACCTCATCAGCCTTTTGCTGCAAGTCATGACCTGCGATTTTTTCACGCCTTTAGATACAATCTACCTGGATATGTTTGTTGCACGCAATCTTCCCAAATATCCTCAGTATGTTCTCCTTTCCGGCACGACCCTCCACCAGGTTCTTGTCCGTGTGTGTCAATATCCCGAGCAGGAAATGGCAGAAGATTGTGAATTGAGTGCTGAGTATCTGCTGTCTTTTTACCACCCGCCGGATATCCAAAGCATGATTCCTCTGTTTAAAGAGGCACGCTTTTTCCGGATACTCAAGTCGACCTACCGTTCAGAGAAGCAATATCCCCTACTGGTGATGACTTATCTGGAAGATCCAAATTACCGCGATGCTATATTCACCTGCCTGCATGACTGCCTCCGTCCAGGCTCTGGACTTAGCAAGAAACAGAGACGTGATATATTGGATGTAGTTAAGGAGCATGCCCGAGAGATCGCTGCAATTGACGTGACGCACGCTGCACAGACGATGCAAGAGTTGGTCCCTGAAACACACTCTACGTTTTTGCGGGTTTTGGAAGATGATCCCAAGAGACAGTATCAATACTTACTGGTCCTGGTTGAGCCGCACGCTCAAACTGTGGACACCCAATCTTTGCCCAGCATTGAGAACTGGATGATCGAGCGCTACGTGCAGCTGTTATGCAAATACAACCCCACTCATGTCGCGGAGTTCGTCGATGGATTGCGAGTCGGTGAGATTCGCCTAGAAGAACTGCTCCCGTTCATTGAGGAAAGCGGAGCCATCGATGctgctgtcatcctcctcgctCGACAAGGCCAAGTTCGCGAGGCCCTTGACCGTCTTGTCGCACACCTAGGCACGCTCGAATCTGGTCTGGTAGGTATCCTCCAGAGCGTGCGCGAGAGCCCCGACTCAGCGACTACCACCGAGGCAATCGAAGACCTGATCGAATCTTTGAATAAGTATGCTGGCGTCGGAACGTGGCTCTGTCAGGGCCAGAGTAAGACGGTCAAGCTGTCACGCACAGGCAGCGCCAACGGTAAACGCAACGCGCCTACCATCGACCAGCCTCTGGCCTTCGACGAACTCCTCTGGCTCGACCACATCGAAGCGGTGGTCCGCATCGCAAGCAACGTCTTCGCATTCATCCAAGGCAACAACAACCAAACAACCCTCCCGGCCCAACCAATAACCTCCCTCGCCGGTGAAAGCGACCGCCTAACAACCTCCTTCCGCACCCTTGTCCAGCAAGTCTTCACGGCCCTCCTAGCAAGCACAGTAAAAAGTAGCCCAGCCATTACCGAAAGAACAGACATGTCCTTCCTACGCATCCTGCACGCATTCCTCGCCCGCGCCGCAACCTGGTCCCCCTCCCTCCTCGAACTGCGCGCCGTGCTAGCCTCCATCTTCTCCGCCTACTCATACGAGAAGTCCCTACTGACCCTCGCAAACGGCATGCTGGACCGTGACCTCTTCGTCCACGTCGACGAAGTCTCCCGTCTGCGGCAACACGGCTGGCGACCCCGCGGCCACGTGTGCGAGATCTGCCGCCGCCGCATCTGGGGCCCCAGCGTTGGTGACGCGCATTGGTTCGCATGGGAAGCGCGACGTGCCGATGCCTACGCCCGCCGCATCGCGAGACGCAATGAGGATAGCTATAATCCGTCTGAGCGCGGGAAGGGCAAGGCTGCTAATGTCGGAGTCGATCATCCGTTGCGATTAGATGCGGGCGGTGCGCATGCCCACGTTCACCACGAGCATGGCGCTGGTGGTGGTTTGTCCGATGCGAACGCTGACCATAGTCATGATCATGACCATACTTACGACGAGGCTGGGGTTGGATCTAGCACTACAGCTACAGCCGCAGACAGCGCCCCCGAACCCGTCGTCGTTTTCGCCTGCCGACACCTCTACCACCGACACTGCGTGCTGGGTGCCGTCAGCGCGGGAGCCCGTCCCGCTGAAACCACATCTCGGCGCGACCATTTGGCCGACTGGTCAGGAGCCGGGCTGTTCTGCCCGCTCTGTACATAA
- a CDS encoding Lipopolysaccharide-modifying protein: protein MIQISSDLGLKLCVGTFLLSSLFLTTSYKTTFAFDRPISTSVLACFLTGFTLLVWSRFVSLAPSPSSPISKRPIIPLAKQCELPSRASTSSFSQGDAETRAPLRFQLWIKIGLLMGLCGLRIESFRQVTRNTECAPAGFAYVIPFVISLYDYWRNQRSRRVDGYVPTKRLEKLPLQVVYSVSHRSFYYLTQSRSRGLIAAAFLSVGGLLASSLLAGTRSTYICPIVSHGTSRLQSYRLFNLFADSVLLIGITELCRMGTQYDDARRKRALTFLGAGFLGLSLVWSVISYWIPDGSPDFAGQPMLDLRYSRDAFSQSVLVLILVLSAWHMLPHFDILGVSIIGGFMIVYFSSLSSFTEQSPSPGISLTHAVLPLAASLTGASLFLLARVVHDEDPKMFRTNVAIQILFGVLCGISLVLAVSKHRISDIHPIELLVNNGEIQHHEYLVQASRSKTLGDAVTEYQKRYNQHPPPGFVEWYQYATSRSSAIIDDFDQIYQDLLPFRALAPGHIRAMTHELATNPFNDLGGIRIRNGTAMVQEGIKPTHAWMVAGAADMMKNFTKYLPDMDLVFNLNDEPRVAVPWEKISLLKRQTEMQEMISKERMVRTWSINREKGWGPIEPADQINITVFTDEAWKGVFDPYVSAVCPPSSKARSQRIWNRREICLSCVAPHSRGQFPLDFNIASEICHQPDLAFLHGLLISPASFKVSQELIPVFSQSALTGFNDILFPSPWNYIDKVKYQPTDEHPDPEYSQKENSLYWLGSTSEGVSRFGEWTGMPRQRFAHLINNNTNNQVSVLLPTDSNENFFRYEVMDGSAPTSDLHLHTAVHLADPIVRCGDCGEQAAEMGTAGWADFQAHWSRRFLFDLDGAGFSGRFLPFLHSRSLPLKTGLFRQWFDSRVTSWLHFVPVDIRLHGLWSTLAYFAGVPAAASEKSGPNTQMRMKAHDEQGKWIAEEGRKWANTALRKEDMEIYFFRLLLEWGRLTDDQRDVLGVGA, encoded by the exons ATGATCCAaatatcctctgacctcgGGCTAAAGCTCTGTGTGGG GACATTTCTTTTGAGCTCACTGTTCCTTACTACCTCCTATAAAACCACATTCGCTTTTG ATCGCCCTATCAGTACGTCTGTCTTGGCCTGCTTCCTTACGGGGTTCACTCTCTTGGTATGGAGTCGGTTTGTTTCATTGGCGCCCTCGCCATCATCGCCCATAAGTAAACGGCCAATTATCCCTCTCGCGAAGCAATGTGAGCTTCCTTCACGCGCATCGACGTCATCTTTCTCACAGGGCGATGCCGAGACCCGGGCTCCACTACGGTTTCAACTTTGGATAAAGATTGGTCTCTTAATGGGGTTATGTGGCTTGCGGATTGAGTCATTCCGTCAAGTAACTCGGAACACCGAATGCGCGCCAGCTGGTTTTGCT TACGTCATCCCTTTCGTGATTTCACTTTATGATTACTGGCGCAACCAGCGATCCCGACGAGTTGACGGATATGTCCCTACCAAACGACTCGAAAAGCTACCGTTACAGGTGGTCTACTCTGTTTCCCACCGGAGCTTCTATTATCTTACGCAAAGTCGATCTAGAGGTCTAATCGCAGCCGCATTTCTGTCCGTCGGTGGGCTCTTGGCTTCATCGCTTTTGGCGGGGACCAGGTCAACCTATATCTGTCCCATTGTATCGCATGGTACATCGCGCCTACAATCATACAGGCTGTTCAACCTATTTGCTGATTCTGTTTTACTTATCGGCATTACTGAGCTTTGTCGGATGGGCACTCAATATGATGATGCGCGCAGAAAACGAGCTTTGACGTTCCTTGGAGCTGGTTTCTTG GGCCTTTCGTTGGTCTGGAGTGTTATATCCTACTGGATACCAGATGGCTCGCCTGATTTTGCTGGTCAACCCATGTTGGATCTAAGGTACTCGCGCGACGCTTTCAGCCAGTCTGTGTTGGTTCTCATTCTAGTCCTGTCGGCCTGGCACATG TTACCACATTTTGACATCCTCGGAGTGTCGATAATAGGCGGTTTCATGATCGTGTATTTCTCCTCTTTGTCATCCTTCACAGAACAATCACCATCTCCAGGTATCTCCCTAACTCATGCTGTTCTCCCGCTGGCGGCATCTTTGACGGGTGCTTCCCTATTTCTTCTTGCTCGAGTGGTTCATGACGAAGATCCGAAAATGTTCCGCACCAACGTTGCCATTCAAATTTTGTTCGGTGTTCTTTGTGGGATTAGTCTGGTTCTGGCAGTGAGCAAGCATCGTATCTCTGATATACACCCTATTGAGTTACTTGTCAACAATGGTGAAATTCAACATCACGAATACCTTGTTCAGGCCTCTAGGAGCAAGACTCTTGGAGACGCCGTCACCGAATACCAGAAGCGATATAACCAGCATCCACCACC GGGCTTTGTCGAATGGTATCAGTATGCTACCAGCCGATCGTCAGCTATCATCGATGATTTCGACCAGATATATCAAGATCTACTTCCATTCCGAGCCCTGGCTCCGGGGCACATCCGTGCAATGACCCACGAACTAGCCACAAATCCTTTCAATGATCTTGGTGGGATTAGAATTCGCAACGGCACGGCCATGGTGCAAGAAGGCATCAAACCGACCCATGCGTGGATGGTGGCGGGTGCCGCAGACATGATGAAAAACTTCACCAAATATCTCCCAGATATGGACTTGGTCTTCAATCTGAACGATGAACCGCGTGTTGCAGTTCCCTGGGAGAAAATATCATTGCTGAAACGGCAGACTGAGATGCAAGAAATGATCTCGAAAGAACGCATGGTGCGGACTTGGTCGATCAACCGAGAGAAGGGCTGGGGCCCGATTGAGCCTGCCGATCAAATCAACATTACCGTATTCACTGATGAAGCATGGAAAGGTGTTTTTGACCCTTATGTGAGCGCTGTCTGCCCGCCCTCGTCGAAGGCGCGCTCCCAGAGAATCTGGAATCGTCGTGAAATCTGCCTTTCGTGCGTGGCTCCTCATTCTAGGGGCCAATTCCCCCTGGATTTCAACATCGCTTCTGAAATCTGCCACCAGCCCGATCTTGCCTTCCTCCACGGTCTCCTTATCTCCCCTGCCTCTTTCAAGGTGTCACAGGAACTCATCCCAGTTTTCAGCCAGAGCGCTCTCACTGGATTCAATGACATTCTCTTTCCAAGCCCGTGGAACTACATCGACAAAGTAAAATATCAACCCACAGACGAACACCCAGATCCAGAATACAGCCAGAAAGAGAACTCCCTCTACTGGCTCGGCAGCACATCAGAAGGCGTCAGCCGCTTCGGCGAGTGGACAGGCATGCCACGCCAACGCTTCGCCCACCTAATAAACAACAATACTAACAATCAGGTCTCCGTCCTGCTCCCAACCGATTCAAATGAAAATTTCTTCCGCTACGAGGTGATGGATGGCAGCGCCCCGACCTCAGACCTACATCTCCACACCGCCGTCCATCTTGCCGACCCAATCGTCCGCTGCGGCGACTGTGGCGAACAAGCTGCAGAAATGGGCACCGCAGGCTGGGCAGACTTCCAAGCACACTGGTCGCGCCGCTTCCTGTTCGACCTCGACGGCGCAGGCTTTAGCGGCCGCTTCCTCCCTTTCCTGCACAGTCGCAGCCTGCCTCTCAAAACCGGTCTGTTCCGCCAGTGGTTTGACTCCCGCGTCACCTCGTGGTTGCACTTCGTCCCTGTCGATATCCGTCTCCATGGACTGTGGAGTACGCTTGCGTACTTTGCGGGCGTACCTGCTGCTGCATCTGAGAAGAGTGGTCCTAATACCCAGATGCGCATGAAGGCGCATGATGAGCAGGGGAAGTGGATTGCAGAGGAAGGGCGGAAGTGGGCGAACACAGCGTTGAGGAAGGAGGATATGGAAATTTACTTCTTTCGGCTGCTTTTGGAATGGGGTCGGCTTACGGATGATCAGCGTGATGTTCTTGGGGTTGGGGCTTGA